ATATGTGATAAAAATGTGGTGTGTCATCATGTCGAGCTCATCTAGGGTTGTCGTGCTCCAAATATAGTCAATATTTGTTGCTTAGTATTGTTCGGCGACAAATTAAATCAACGCACATATATTTAACAGTCATCCCTCGTAAGCCGCCGCCCGTGTAAGGTACTTTGTTCCTTACGAAAACACAAATCACATCCTTATCAACTGTCTGAAAGCCATGTGGATTTGGTAACAACTTACTCTTCTGCCGCTTACTTGTTTCGGAAAATCAACCTTAAAAACTCCATTTAGTCAGAGGCGTGTCTCTCTCAATTCTCTGAAAATTTTGGGACTCAAGAAATGCTAAGGTGTTTCGAAGCCTAGATCAACCTCCCGCTCTTATATTAGGAATATTATGTGGACTCTAATCCAATGTCATTAGCTTGGGCCAAGCACGATTGTGAAACAAAGCCGAGACGAAACTGAAAAAGGCCAGTCGGTCTGACCCTCTTTTCAGATTGGACACTCTTGATCAAGGGGCCATCAAATTTTGTTTGAATTGAGCACACGCGACCGAATTTGACACCCCCTATCTGGTATGCCATACTTACTTCTGGAACCTTCCTTGCTAACTGCCATGATATCGTCCCATCTACAAAAGGAGGAGGAGCAGCAAGCCCCCCGGATCTGAGTTCCCCCATGGCATAATCAAACTCTCTGATCCACCCAACATTTCGCGTCGCCCACAGAACCTACCCCTCCTAGCTAGGCTACAACTTCGGCATCGGTCGGCGATGGCTAATCTGGCAGCAGGTGGCTACGTGTTCCAACCCACCGGCTGTGAGCTCGTCGGCTACTACCTCATGCCCAGGGCGGAGCTCGGTGGCTTCTTCCTCCCCGGCGTCATCGCGGAGGACGTGGACGTCTTGTCCTTGCGCCCACGCGTGCTCTCCTTCCCGAAAAACCACAGGAGGGATTACGGCGAGGTATGGGGCTTCTTCTTCGCGGCAAAGCCCGCCGGCGAGACGTGCCCAACGCCGGGCGCGGGCGGGTGCTGGGAGCAGTACGGCCAGGAGAAGGCATACTACGACGGCGAGGGCAGTCG
The window above is part of the Triticum aestivum cultivar Chinese Spring chromosome 2A, IWGSC CS RefSeq v2.1, whole genome shotgun sequence genome. Proteins encoded here:
- the LOC123191756 gene encoding uncharacterized protein; amino-acid sequence: MANLAAGGYVFQPTGCELVGYYLMPRAELGGFFLPGVIAEDVDVLSLRPRVLSFPKNHRRDYGEVWGFFFAAKPAGETCPTPGAGGCWEQYGQEKAYYDGEGSREAVAFRRRFAYRYSWRDGEVISQTRWRMKEYWLNRNAAAFRHAHPGPVPPDVVFVVHKVYRKPLIPPPLPPDSNSSEDEGSESYIVYPQLDEIMRRLTLGN